The sequence CTGTGCTGAAACCGTCCCCGCTCACGCCGCTGACCGCGGCACTGCTGGTGCAGGCGTTCGCCGACGCCGGAGTCCCCACCGGGGTGCTGAACCTGATCCAGGGCGACCGGGAGGCGGGGGAGGCGCTGGTGGCCGATCCGCGTGTGGCCGGGATCTCCTTCACCGGGTCGCTCCCGGTCGGTTCGGCGATCAACCGGGCCGGTGCCGGGCGGCTGATGCGCACCCAGCTGGAGCTGGGCGGCAAGAACGCGCTGATCGTGTTGGCAGACGCCGACCTCGATGCGGCCGTGGAGGCGATCATCCACGGTGCCTACGGCCAGTCCGGCCAGCGGTGCTCGGCCACCAGCCGGGTGATCGTGGACCGTGCGGTGCACGCGGAGCTGATGGCTCGGCTCACCCCGCGGGTGGAGTCGATGGTGATCGGGCCCGGCAACCAGTCGGATGCGGACATCGGACCGGTGGTCAACGACGAGCGCCACCGGGCCTGCCTGGCCGCGATCGAGGGTGCGATCGCCGCCGGGGCCACCCTTGCCGCGGGCGGTGGTGCCGCCGAGCTGGACCAGACCGGCTACTACATCCGGGCCACGCTGCTGGACGATGTGGCCTGGGACTCCGAGCTGGCCCAGGAAGAGGTCTTCGGACCGGTGCTCTCGGTGATCACCTGCGACGGGTACCAGGACGCGATGCGGATCTCCAACTCGGTGAAGTACGGCATGTCCGGCACGATCTTCACCCAGAACCCCTCACTGATGTTCCAGGCACTGCAGGACTTCGAGGCGGGGATGCTGCACGTCAACCGGCCCGGGGTGGGCGCCTACTCGCACCTGCCGCACATGGGTGCCAAGGCCTCCCAGCTCGGCGCGCCAGAGTGCTCACCCGAGGTGTGGAACTTCTACACCGACCTGCGCTCGGCCTGTATCCGCTACTGACGGCTCGGC is a genomic window of Ruania zhangjianzhongii containing:
- a CDS encoding aldehyde dehydrogenase family protein, giving the protein MTQLDLTQPLDFAVEDHHVQNYVAGHWTPSSTGQTRPNLNPADTRDVIGEFTESGAADARAAIDAAEAAQADWDALGPIGRATVLTRAARLIEERIDAFAAAITREQGKRLSEARGEVTRGLAILEFHIGEARRMNGETTAAEEPRTMVLTFRRPIGVVGLITPWNFPLTIPIWKVAPALLSGCTAVLKPSPLTPLTAALLVQAFADAGVPTGVLNLIQGDREAGEALVADPRVAGISFTGSLPVGSAINRAGAGRLMRTQLELGGKNALIVLADADLDAAVEAIIHGAYGQSGQRCSATSRVIVDRAVHAELMARLTPRVESMVIGPGNQSDADIGPVVNDERHRACLAAIEGAIAAGATLAAGGGAAELDQTGYYIRATLLDDVAWDSELAQEEVFGPVLSVITCDGYQDAMRISNSVKYGMSGTIFTQNPSLMFQALQDFEAGMLHVNRPGVGAYSHLPHMGAKASQLGAPECSPEVWNFYTDLRSACIRY